Genomic window (Ictalurus punctatus breed USDA103 chromosome 16, Coco_2.0, whole genome shotgun sequence):
TTTTTTCCTATATTGTATAGATAAAACAGTGACAtcaataacaaaactatatattatCTCATAGGCACGACATTCATCAGAGCAATGATGCGAACCAGCATGTAGCTAATATTGAGGAGAGAGTAATAGAAAAATATACACCTGTTTGTAGCTGTGGAGTGCTTTCTACAGAAATCAGGTACTTGAAGATTCCTCATAAATCTATGTTTCAGCCACACTGATGTGACTCATATTATTGTGGAACTGATTCATGAAGCAAACTGGAACTTTATCTAACGTATCCATCAATGTAATGCAATAATCTATTCCACAGTACTCTCCGCCTCTCCTATCTCCAGAGTGGAGGAAATGATCCTCAAATCCTGGCTCACCTGCAGCATTTGTTAGACGCGGCCATAAAATTAGAAACGCAGGCTGGGAAAGCACCTCTGCCCAAGACCAAACGTGAGAGCAAACACTCCTGCATACTTATAATATTGCTATTATGCTACCATCTCGCTTAAGATAATAGGTGTTTTTTGCTGTTATGCAGGTCAAAGGGACAATAGAAGATATATGAGCAGAGAACTTGTGTCCACGGAGCTAGAAAACCAGCGCTTGGAAGAGGAAATCATGAAACTGGAGTTCAGAAAGAGAACCTCCAGAACAACTCCACACTGTAATATCCGACTTAGAAGCAggcaatatgacaaaaacaaaatcgcATCATGATAATTGAAGACGtttctacaatacacaatatgtatCATGATATTTAAATTTGCTAACAATCTGTGAGAAAAAACTAAGTTCAGTGATATTTATTTTGGAATGTTTTAGTTTAGATTGAGAGTTTGTacttgttataaaaaaaatccttacaattcctgatatctcagaaaaggaAGGTTATTGTGCTATAATTTATCACAGTATTGATATTATAccatcatattgcccagccctaatgATCTGATTCTTTAAAATGATGTTCAAAAATTCAGTACATATAGCAAATATTTAGAGTTTCAACCTTGTTTTGTTTAGTGCAACACGCAGAGCTAAGAGCTACAAAGATGGACATTGACCTGTTAAAACATGAGATTGAGATTAATCATCTGAGAAAGCAAATTATGAGCAGAAAAATGGCACCCTCCATAGTGACCTTCCCTCCTTTGGTAAaagataattataataaataaacacacatgatTTATGTATATACAGCATTTAATTGCATGcagttttacttttattacTGTTACATGTGATTTTCAAAGTTTACCTCCATCTTCATAGGAGGAACCCAGATCACTACCTTTAACCAAACACCTCATGGAAAAATCAGATGGCTTGTATCCCAGTCCCTATGATCCAATGTTAGTCTATTGTCAATCAAACAATAGCATCTCTTAGTATTGAAGCAAAGGAATGTATTTCAatgtatttcattatttcaatTTTCTATGTTCCTGTTGCAGGACAGGTTTTGTGGTGTTTTATGATTTCCTCTTGGGCTTGTGCCCATCATACAGAGTTTGTCGGCTGATGGTAGGGATATACAGTGGGGACGTATGTTTGGGAAGCCCCTCCATATTACCCCCAGTTTACTGTGATCCTGTCAGAGCTCCTCAGCACAGTGTAGAACAAAAGGCAATCCTCGCCAGCATGCAAGCAGTACCAGAGTAAGTACATGGCTCACTTATTGTATGCGGTGCCTTTTGGATGCAGGGGTGTCAAATATACGGTCCACAGGCCAGGACCAGTTAGCAAATCTAACATTTTGATAAATAAACCCAATTAAGTCCATTACAGTTCTGAGTTGTGGAAACACTGtaaattgtggaaaagttcatggGGGGTGAAAACTTATGTATGGTAAACcataggttttttgtttttttatttgaaaatacatttttctttggtAATTGCAGTCTAATTGCAGTTTATCTGTTCATGTTCAATAAAATTGTGCATTTGGAATGTATCTTACagataaatgaacacatttaagaGGGGTGGTTGATGTGTTATTGGTCACTAAACTGTCCAGTCTAAGAGTAATGTGGCCTGTTACCTATAATGAGTGTGACACCATTTTGTTAAAACTTTTATGGCGCAATTGgcctcattttatttaaaacaaatcacaaatttAAGAATATTTACATGTGGTGTGTATTTTGGTGAAAAAGCACTGGCCTAACAAGGTGGGACTAGGGACACATGCAACTTTAGTCACTGTGGGAAAATAATGGTTGACCTGGTATAACATATTTTACATTGCAATCTCACGTATTTAAACATTACGAAATATCCTTGAAACCCGGTGTAATTTTGCCTAACAGGTTGGAACGTGCGGAGTGtcgtggaaaaaaaacaacaacattaaaacgATGACAAATGTGAATGGGTTTTAGGACTTAGCCATATTACTGAGTTGAAACACCCACCCAAATGTGATAAATTTTAAGTGATGACAGAGTACACAGAGGGTTTATTCCTTTAGCAAAACTAACAGAGTGGAAAGTAAAAGGTGGGGATGAAGAAATAAGGTCTTATGTATTCAGTTGTCccaatttaattatttttaaaaaataatgtatagTATAGAggtttaatgaataaattggCAAGTGCAACCTAGGTACATAGGGTCAAATCATATATACACTGACAAAAGGTGACAAAAGTTTGAACACCCTACTAAGTCAGTACTTACCGTAGTGACACCCCCTTGGAATATATCACAGACTGCAAACATGTTTTATAACCAGCTAGGAGTCTTTCTATCCTTGTTTAATGACTTCTAACCAACTCTTCCTTTCAGAAACATTCTAGTTCTGAGATATTATTGGGCTGTCTTGCATGCACAGCATGTTTAAGCACTACAGTACGTACATATTCTCTACATATCTCTTTTCAGCTTCAGTTTCTTGACTGACTGTGTCACATTTGCTTCAGAATTTGCTGATATTCACTGGAATCCATTCTACCATTCTGTGCAATGTTTCCTGTGCCACTGTCTGCCACACAACTGCAAA
Coding sequences:
- the LOC108276577 gene encoding uncharacterized protein LOC108276577; this translates as MLKTQAVKNVQTTQHDLKTKPYNKPTDHSDISEDHYTGDLAEVHECNAVLSDGHNQLDMQRQEIDYKLQELAAQNGKVAELERMLLELKEHEQRNTELLETLMDNLQQNGHDIHQSNDANQHVANIEERVIEKYTPVCSCGVLSTEISTLRLSYLQSGGNDPQILAHLQHLLDAAIKLETQAGKAPLPKTKRQRDNRRYMSRELVSTELENQRLEEEIMKLEFRKRTSRTTPHCNIRLRSRQYDKNKIAS